Genomic window (Acomys russatus chromosome 2, mAcoRus1.1, whole genome shotgun sequence):
GGGTCCCGCAGCACCAGTTTCCGTGGCGGGAGGGACGTCTCCGCGGGGACGGGAGGCTGAGCCCCGTGCGCCTTCGGGAGCAGCCCAGTATCTGGGGACTCGAGGGCGAGCCCTGCGGTGCCGGGTCTCATTGCCACCCCGCTTCTTTGCAGTGCAAGCAGCGGAACCGGAGCGGCCATGGAACGCGGCCGTCCTGCCAGCAGTCCACGCAGCGCCGAGCCTGCCCCGTcggccgccaccgccgccgcccgGGATCCGAGCCCAGGACGGACCGGGCCCGGGCCGACAGTCTCCGGCGGGGTTGCGGCGCGCTCCGGGGGTGGCCGTCCTGCCGCGGCGAACGCAGCGCGGGAGCGCAGCCGCGTGCAGACCCTGCGGCACGCCTTCCTGGAGCTGCAGCGCACGCTGCCGTCGGTGCCTCCCGACACCAAGCTGTCCAAGCTGGACGTGCTGCTGCTGGCCACCACCTACATCGCCCACCTCACCCGTAGCCTGCAGGACGACACCGAGGCGCCAGGAGACCCCAGTCTGGGTGCCTTGCGAGGCGATGGCTACCTGCACCCAGTTAAGGTAGGCAACCTACCCAGCTGGGACCCTGGAACCATCCTGTCTCGGTCTGAGCATATGCCACGAAGCTGGCACTCCTCCGGGACAGGCGGAAACTCCACTAGAAAGTCACCTGGGCCCGCGGGCGATGGTGACAAAGTCCCCACTACAAGAGGCTGCCGCTTAACAGTTTGCGGTTGGCAGTCTGGGGCGGTTAATCCTAGCTGGGCTCAAAGCTCCTTAAAGTTTCGCTCTTGGAGAATGAAAAATGGAGAGGCTGTTGTACCTTATGATGACTGGTAACATCTAAATTTCATTTATGCCTTCAAGAGTCAAGTGTCTTAACTTGACTTTTTCTTAGGCAGTTCCAAAGGCTTCATGAATTAAACAGAATTGTGGAACTAATGCTTTGCCCCTAAAGTaactcgggggcggggggggggaatgcCAAAATCGGTAAGAACAAATGAGACCATAGAGTAAAGTTTCAATCACGGTTAAATATTGTGCACTACACCGCAACTGAGAACGTTAGACAACTCCCAGAATGTTTCCTATAACTGTCATATTAGATTGGCATGTATGTTGAGTGAATTGGTCTGTATTCAGATTAGCCAAGAGAAATCACTTCGcatgatttctttaaataaatgcatTCAGGAGTGTGGTGTGCGACTTGAGTTTTCATTTGTGGTGCCTCttcttttagatttcttttgAAACCTTCCATTGATCTAACTTTCTcttcaaaatgaagaaacattGTATTTGGTAAATTTAAAATGCTCACATTTTTGTCCCACTGTTCTGAAATATTtgaacacaaatatacacaattaGAATTCAATCTTAAGTATTTAAATGTTGAagattttataacaaaaatgagGAATTACATTTTATTGAAATGTAATAAAACACATTCTCTAGTATTTGTACTTAAAATTATAAAGTGCATATTAACAAAACTTACTTTGAAAATACTATAGCATGGGgataaacttaaagcaattcaAATGTTAAATGTGAAAACATGAAATAGTATTTGTAGTAATGATAGAGCCCATTCTATCTCTGAATTTTATAACATAATAGCTGAAAACACTAATAATTAATAATCTTTATAGTGAGCATTACATTGATGCTATCCACACATTTCACTAATAGCTTTCTTTGACTTGATATTTTCCATATATTCCAAGAAAGTTCATTTGAACATTACGATTTCAGTACCAAAAGGAGACATTAAATGCCTCCCTTGTTCCTGATAAAATTTAGAACAAAGTTAACTCTTTCACCTCAGTGTCATGAGGCTTTCTTGAATGGTGTTAGAAAGAGACATGGCAAGCTAGAGCCAAACTTGACTCAAATGCCAAATGTTTTTATAGTCTTTTCTAaatcatttttcattgttttaagaaaaaaattaatctaaTTTGCTGTCTGATTTTAAAAGGCAATGTCCATAATATCTAAATTTCTAAGCCCAGAGATAATTATAGAATGCCAGTGATTATCTCATAGAAGATAAAATTGATGGTAGCTAACAAGtgactgttttaaaattaaacatttgatTTAATACTATGTAGAGACCTCAGCTTCAGGAGACTGAGAATACAATTGTAAGACTTGATTCCTGCTCTAAATGAATACAACATAGAGCTAAAAATACAAACTGTATAGTACTGTAAGGAAGAATCttatatttattaagaaaaatggtCTAAGCACAAGCTGTGGAGCTTCAGAAGACGGAAACTTTACATACTTTGTTGAAATTGCCTGCCTACATTTTATGGACACTGTCAAAATGTTTAAATATCTTTAATACAAAGGTAATAAAAATGTTCTGATCTTCTTTCTTTGGAGTAAGTAAAGCCTCATTATAAACTACCAAGATAGCCCTTGGTAAGTGTTCTAAAGTTACTATTCCTGTAGTACAACACAGTTACTAAGGGCTACACAAATTACTAAcgatagattttgttttttgcttttttgaaacagggtttctctgtgtagcctttgctgtcctgaactcactttgtacaccaggctgtcctcgaactcacagcggtcctcttgcctctgcctcccaagtactggaattataggtgtgtgccaccatgcctgcctactaATGATGTTTTAACAACTATTCCAGTTCTGTCACTTTGAattatctgttctttttttttttaccaatattATGAGCATGTTAGAATGATTGGAGACTTTATAGCATCACAGATGGCAGAGGGAGGTATGGCCAGGGATCATGCTCACGGTTAGAGtttgcaaggccctgggttctgtgcACTAAAGTGGAAAGGACATTtaagagggggagacctggtgacactcagaggaaggatagcaggctaccaagaagagacttgataccctatgagcatatacaggggaggaggtccccctcagtcacagtcataggggagaggagtaaggggaaaatgggagggagggaggaatgggaggacaccagggatgggataacaaaagAACTGAACTTCTGCAGCCTGGGCTAAACACATTTTTGTCCACTTGGAAATCAGCAGGTTAGTGAGCTCTAGACCCCAAAGGGCTGACTCTTCAGGAGAAAGGCACAGACGACTCTCGTAATTGCCAAACCCCGCAAGAATTGTCGTCCATAACAATGATAAGCAAGAATTTAAAAACTCTGAGGTCTTGTTCATTAGAATAAGAGAGTACTTTTAAAGATCTTCAATTTGGGCTCAATTCTGGTtaactgctattttttttataagtttaaaCAAAACTACATGATTTTAAATATGCcttacaacagaaaacaaagtataaTGGCACATGCAAGTACATGAAGGTGCCATAATGAAGTGCATTACTTTGTATGCAAACCTAAGAATTTATAACGCACAtgatttaaaatagaataaatgtacTGTAGTAAGAGGAAGGGTTTGGGGCTGTATTCGCTGATCACACCTGGAGACTTTAAGGTAGGACTGTTGTTGGCTGCCGCAGAAAAGTGACTTTCCAGATAATACCACATACCCACttactaacatttttatttttattatttcttcagttttcatTTGGCATACGAAAATTTGCCTGTGCGTGAGACACACTGCTGTGCtgtatattagtgtgtgtgtgtgtgtgtgtgtgtgtgtgtgtgttagtgttagATGATGTTCAAATCAGAATGTTCCCTGAAGACATTCGCCATTTGTACTATAAATGTGCAAAATCATCTcttcagaaatattaaaaaacataaagtatgttATCATTATCTATAGTCGCCCGC
Coding sequences:
- the Tcf24 gene encoding transcription factor 24, giving the protein MERGRPASSPRSAEPAPSAATAAARDPSPGRTGPGPTVSGGVAARSGGGRPAAANAARERSRVQTLRHAFLELQRTLPSVPPDTKLSKLDVLLLATTYIAHLTRSLQDDTEAPGDPSLGALRGDGYLHPVKKWPMRSRLYIGATGQFLKHSASEEMANHSNTPAASQP